TGAAGGCTCATTACGGGGCGGAGTTCCTGGCAGCGTACCTTTCCAGCATGGTGGGGGCCCGCATGGACATCCTGGGTCGCTACATCCGAGGGGTTCGGGACCTGGGCTTCCCCGTCCTTCCCCCGGACGTGAACGAGTCCAAAGCCGCTTTCGCCGCCGTGGGGAAGGTGATCCGCTTCGGCCTTTCCGGCGTGGGGAAGGTGGGGGAGGCGGCGGTGGACTCCATCCTCAAGGCCCGGTCGGAAGGGGGCCCCTTCGCTTCCTTCTGGGATTTCCTCATCCGGGTGGACCTGCGGGCCGTGAACCGAGGGGTGGTGGAGAACCTCATCAAGGCTGGAGCCTTTGATGCCCTTTGGCCGAATCGGCGTCAGCTTCTGGAAAACCTCCCGACGCTGCTGGAGATGGGACAGAAGCGGGCGGAACGGGGAAACCAGACGAGCCTCTTCCTGGAAGAGCAGGAGGCCGACGATGTCCCCCCCATGGAACCCTGTGAGGATTTCGAGGTCCGGCAGAAGCTGGATTTCGAGAAGGAAGCCCTGGGACTGTACATCTCCGGGCACCCTTTTGAACAGATTGAGGGGAGGGTCCGTCCCTACACCACCTGCTCCCTTGCGGAGGTGGAGCACTGGCAGTCTCGCGATACTCCTCCCGTGGTGGGAGGTTTGTTGGTGGGTGTAAAGGAACGCTATACTAAACGGGGCGATCCCATGGGCATCCTGGAGTTCGAGGACACGGAGACCAAGCTGGAGACGGTCTGTTTCCCCAAGCTCTGGCAGAAGGTGAAGCCCCTGCTTCAAGTGGGAAAGGCGTACACTTTCTCGGGGAACGTCAAGAACGACGGTCGCCTTTCCCTGCTCCTGGAGGAGATCCAACCCTCCGAGGAATGGGGGCGGGAACGGTCCCCGTGGGTGCGCGTGGAGATCACGCAGGTCGATGGGGAGGAGGGATTTTTCCGAGCCTTGGCCAGGGAACTCAAGGGACACGCCGGTTCCGCCCCGCTGCTGGTGCACGTGGAGGACCAGGGGTCGCGCGTGGTCCTGCACCCTCGATCCCTGAAGGTATGTGACACCCCCGCACTGCGAAGCCGTCTGGAGGAACTCTTTCCCGGACGGGTGCGCGTGGGAGCTTAGAGGTCCGGAGCCCTTCCCGTGAGGGCCCGAGGAGGTGGAAGCTCGTGAAGGAAGGCGAAGAAGCCAAAACATCGGTCTTGAGCGACTACGTGGTGGTCAAGGCCCTGGAGAACGGGGTGACGGTCATCGGCCTGACCCGAGGCCAGGAGACGAAGTTTGCCCACACGGAGAAGTTGGACGACGGGGAGGTATGGATCGCTCAGTTCACGGAACACACCTCCGCCATCAAGGTGCGCGGCGCCTCGGAGATCCACACGAAGCACGGCATGCTCTTCAGTGGGAGGGGTCGAAATGAGAAGGGTTAAGATCGTCTGCACCTTGGGTCCCGCTTGCAGCGACTACGATGTCCTTCGCACCATGGCGGAGGCGGGGATGAACGTGGCCCGCCTGAACTTCAGCCATGGGGATTACGAGACTCACGCCCTGAACCTCAAATTGGTACGGAGGGTAGAGGAGGAGATCCGACGTCCCCTGGCGGTCCTGCTGGACACCAAGGGGCCGGAGATCCGCACGGGGCTGCTCAAGGGCCATGCTCCCGTGAACCTCCTGCCCGGCAAGACCTTCGACCTGATCGTTCCCCAGATCGACGGGGACGAACGGGGGGTCTCCATCAGCTACCCCAACCTCCCGGGGGAAATCGCCGAGGGGCAGGACGTGTTCATCGACGACGGCAGCCTCCACCTTCGGGTGGAACGGGTCTACGAGGACCGCATCACCTGCAAGGTCCTGGTGGGGGGGGAGCTGGGGGAACGCAAGGGAGTCAACGTGCCCGAGGCCACCCTTTCCGTCCCCACCCTCACCTCCAAGGACATCGAGGACATCCGCTGGGGCGTGGAAAACGGCATGGACTTCATCGCCGTCTCCTTCGTCCGCACCCGGGACGACATCATGCAGGTCCGCCGGGTGTTGGAAGAACTGGGGGGCACCATGAAGATCATCGCCAAGATCGAGACCCGCCAGGCGGTGCAGCACCTGGACGAGATCGCCCAGGTGGTGGACGGCATGATGGTGGCCCGGGGCGACCTGGGGGTGGAGATGCCTACGGAGGACGTCCCCCTGGTGCAGAAGCGCATCATCGAGGTCTGCCGGAACCAGGGTAAGCCCGTCATCGTGGCCACCCAGATGCTGGATTCCATGATCCGCAACCCTCGCCCCACCCGGGCGGAGGCCAACGATGTGGCCAACGCGGTGCTGGACGGGGCGGACGCGGTGATGCTCTCCGGCGAGACTGCCAAGGGGAAGTATCCCGTCCAGGCGGTGGAGACCATGAACCGCATCGTCACCCGGGCGGAACAGGAGATGCGCCTCTGGCAGAGGACCTGCCAGTCCCCCGCCGTGGCCAACAACGTCTCCGACGCGGTGAGCCACGCCGCCATGAGCATTGCCGAGGACATGCGGGCGGCTTCCGTCATCTCCCTGACCCGAAGCGGCAGCACCGCCCGGATGGTCAGCAAGTACCGCCCCCTCTGCCCCATCGTGGCGGCCACCCCGTCGCGCAACACCTGGCGCGAGCTGGCCCTGCTCTGGGGGGTGTACCCGGTGATGCGGGAGGAGGCCAACAACGCGGAAGAGGCGGTGGAAGCCGCCATGGCGGCGGCCCTGGAGGAGGGCTTCGTCTCCGAAGGGGACTTGGTGGTCATTACCGCGGGGGTGCCCGTGGGCATCCCGGGGACCACCAACATGGTCCAGGTCTACACCATCGGCCAGATCCTGGTGAAGGGCCTGTCCCTCATCAAGAGAGAGGCCTCGGGTTTCGTGTGCCGAGCTCGAAACGCCCAGGAGGCCCTGACCAAGATGCGCCCCGGGGACGTGCTGGTGGTGGAGCAGACCGACCGGGAATACGTCCAGGCCATGAAGAAGGCCGTGGCCATCATCACCGAGGAGGGGGGACTTACCAGCCATGCGGCCATCGTGGCCCTGGAGCTGGGGGTTCCCTGCGTGGTCAGCGCAAGGGACTGCATGAAGCTCCTCCAGGACGGCATGCTGGTGACGGTGGACGGAACCCGGGGTGTGGTCTACCAGGGGCGGGTGAAGCTGCGCTGACCCTGGAGCCCCTTCGTGTTTCCTCCCATGCTCTGGCTCAAGACCCCCTGCGGCCCGACGAACCCTGGCCGCGCACTGTCTCCGGAGAGGGTCGGTGGGGAGCCGTCCTGATCCCCCTGTGGAGGGAAGGCGGAGGTTTCTTCACCCTCCTGACGGTGCGCTCCGCCTCCTTGCGCCGCCATCCGGGGCAGATCGCCTTTCCCGGGGGGGCTCGGGACCCGGAAGACCGGACCCCCGGACAGACCGCTTTCCGGGAAGCCCGGGAGGAAGTGGGGCTGCTCCCGACGGAATGGCGCCCCCTGGGGCTCTGGGGACAGGAACGGACCTTCACTTCCCGTTTCCGCGTGGTCCCCGTGTTGGCGGAGGCTGCGTCCCCCGGTGCCTGGGGGCGCTTTTCTCCCGATGGGGCGGAGGTGGTCACCCTGGTTCCGCTTGCGGTCCCTCCCCTGAAAGCAGGGTTTTCCTGGGAGACGGTTCCCGGTAGACAGATCTCCTACGTCGGGCCGACGCACCGCCTCCCCTGCGGGAAACGGGTTTGGGGACTTACGGGGAGGCTCCTGTGGCGGCTTTCCCGGCTTTGCTCGGGGGAAGGGGTTCCGGTGCCGTGGCTCTGATCGGCTCCCACGTGTCCATTGAGGGGGGACTGTGGAGGGCGTTTGAACGAGGGCAGGAGATGGGCTGCGAGGCCCTTCAGATCTTCACCAAGAACCAGCTTCAGTGGTTCGCCTCTCCCCTCCCCTTAAGGGAGTGCGAACGGTTTTACCGGGCCTGGCGAGAGAGCGGAATCTCCACGGTGGTGTCCCATGCCTCCTACCTCATCAACCTGGCGGGGGAAGAGGCGGTGCGCCGAAAGAGCGTGGACGCCCTCGTCCAGGAGCTGCAGCGTTGCGATGCCCTGGGGATCGATCGGGTGGTGCTTCATCCGGGCTTCCACAGGCAGCTCACCCGGCAGGAGGGGATGAAGCGGGTTCTGCATTCCCTGGAAGAGGTGCTGGAGCAGACGGAGGCCCTCCGGGTGCGTATCCTCCTGGAAACCATGTCCGGACAGGGCACTTCCCTGGGAGCGACCCTGGAGGAGTGCACGTCTCTCTGCGCTTCCGCCGGGGACCTGCGTCGAGTGGGGGTGTGCCTGGATCTGTGTCATCTCTTTGCGGCGGGGTACGAGCTTCGCACCCCCGAGGGGTACGAGCGTCTCGTGGGAACCGTGGAGAGGGAGCTGGGGCTGGATGCCGTGGGGTGCTGGCATCTGAACGATTCCAAGGACCCCAAGGGTTCCCGGAAGGATCGGCATGCCCACCCGGGAAGCGGTGCCCTGGGGACGCTTCCTTTTTCCCTGGTGGTCTCGGACCGTCGGTTTCCGGATGTCCCGGCAATCTTGGAAACTCCCGCGGATCGAGGGAAGGAGAACCTGGCGCTGCTGCGCAAATGGCGGGGCCGGGAATGAGGAATGGGGAAGGAGCCTGGTCATGGCGTTGCCCGAACTGATGGTCCACGGAGATCGGATCCTCCATAACGTCCGGGAGGTGGTCCGGCGTTGCGGCGCTGCGGGAGTGGATCTGTGGGGGGTGACGAAGGGCCTCTGCGGGAACCCCCAGGTGGGGCGTCTTTTCCTGGAGGGAGGCTGCACCGCCCTGGCGGACAGCCGGGTGCGCAACCTCCGGGGGTTGCGGGAGGCAGGCATCCGCGCCCCCCTGTATCTCATCCGCATCCCCATGGAGCAGGAATTGGAGGAGCTGGTGGAGGTGGCGGACGGAGCCCTGGTCTCCATGGGGGAGACCCTGGAGGCCCTGGAGGAACTCTGTCGCAGCCGGGGGCGGACCTTCCGCGCCGTGGTGATGGTGGATGTGGGAGACCTGCGGGAAGGGGTCCTCCCGGAGGAGCTGGAATCCCTGGGGCGGCGGTGCGCCGCCCTGCGCCACGTGGTCGTGGAGGGACTGGGCACCAACCTGGGGTGCTTCGGGGGCATCCTGGCCACCCCGGAGAACCTCACCGAACTGCTCCAGGGGGCAGAACGCTTCCGGGAAGCATCGGGGCTGGAGGCTCCCCTGGTTTCCGGAGGGGCAACCCTATCCTTGAAGCTGCTGGAGGAGGGGACCCTTCCCCGGGGAATCAACCACCTTCGCGTGGGAGAGGCTTTGCTGCTGGGGACCGACTCCACGGGGATGCGCACCATCCCCTACCTGAACCAGGAGACCATGGAGATCCGGGCCCAGGTGGTGGAGCTTCGCCGCAAGCCCTCCGTCCCCCGGGGAACCGTGGGGGTGGACGCCTTCGGGGCGGTCCCGTCCTTCGAGGATCGGGGCAACCGCAGAAGGGCCATCCTGGCGCTGGGCAAGCAGGACGTGCGACTGGAGGGGTTGACCCCCCTGGAGTCGGGCGTCGAAATTCTGGGCGGATCCAGCGATCATCTGGTCTGCGACGTGGAGGAGGTGCCCGCCTTGCAGCTGGGAGACGTGCTCTCCTTCCGTCCCAACTACGGAGCCATGTTGGCGGCCGCCACCTCTCCCTACCTGGACCTGCGGGTCCTCTGATCCGACAGGGACGCCTTCTCTTGCCCATCCCGGATCTCCGCTGGCAGGATTTTCTGGACATCTTCATCATCGCCTTCATCGTCTACCGCCTTCTCCTTTTGGTGGTGGACACGAGGGCCATGCAGCTTCTCAAGGGGCTGTTCGTCCTGGCTGCCGTGGCGGTGGTGGCCTATTTTCTGGAACTGAAGGCCCTCACGTGGCTTTTGAGCCGCTTGCTAGGAGCCCTGTTCATCGCCATCCCCATTCTCTTCCAGCCGGAACTGCGCCGGGTGCTGGAGGAGCTGGGGCGGGGGCACCTATGGAGGGTCCGGGAGATCCAGGAGCGGGCGGAGAGCCTGGCGGAGGAACTGTTGCGGGCGCTCCTCTACCTCCAGGGGCATCGCATCGGAGCGCTGGTGGTCCTCCAGAAGAACACGGGGCTCAAGGAGGTCTGGCGCTCCGCCGTGAGCCTCCGGGCAGCCCTCTCCCAGGAGCTTCTGGTGTCCCTCTTCTGGCCCGGGAACCCCCTCCATGACGGGGCGGTGATCCTAGATCGGGAGATGGTCATCGCTGCGTCCTGCTACCTGCCCCTCACGGAGAAGAGCGACCTTTCCCGATGGTACGGCACCCGCCATCGGGCTGCCCTGGGGGTCACGGAGATCTCCGATGCCCTGGCCCTGGTGGTCTCGGAGGAACGCGGGGAGGTCTCCCTGGCGGTGAACGGCCACCTTTCCCGGGGCCTGAACGAGGATCAGATCCGCCGCCTGCTCCTTCACTACTTCCGGGGAGGGGAAAAAGAATCCTCCCTGTGGGAACGTTTCCGGGAGGAACTCAAGGGAGACGTGGATTTGGAGAGGACCGATTCCCGTGAATAAGAAATGCCGCGGGGGCCGAAAGACCTTGGATCAATGGCTCTCCTCCCGCTGGTCCCTTCGGGTTCTGTCCCTGGGGGTGGCCCTGTTGGTCTGGTTCTTCGTGGCCTGGGACCATCAGGCCCAGGGACATCGGACCCTGCGTCTGCCCGTGGAGGTGGTGAACCTCCCGGAAGGGACGGTCTTCTCCGTGGAGGAAAAATGGGTGGAGGCCCGATTCCTGGGAGATGTGGAAAGCCTGGCGGACCTAGAAAGAGAACGCCCTCAGTGCACCCTGGACGCCAAGGGACTCTCCGTGGGGAGTCATCGACTTCCCGTCCGCGTTCCCATCCCCAAGGGGGTTCGCACCGTCTCCCTCTCTCCGAAGACCTTGAAGCTCACCTTGGAGCGACACCTGGAGCGCCGACTTGCCGTGCGGGTGGAACGGGGGGAGGACTTTCCCGAAGGGGCCCGCATCCACTCCTTCCGGGTGGTGCCCCAGGAGGTGGTCATCCGGGGGGCGGAACGGGATGTCCTGGCGGTGGACCTGGCCAGAGTGGTGGTCCATGCGGAGGACCTGAAAACGAAGAAGCGGGCCTTCGACGTGGACCTGGTCACCCGGGCGACAAAGGGGAAGCTGCTCCGTCCTGTGGAGGTGGAGCCGCGCTCGGTCCGCCTGACCCTGGTGGTCTCCGCGGATCGCCGCTCCCTTCGGTGCCCCCTCCGCATCCCCATCGTGGGGGCCCCGGAACGGGACTACCACGTGGAGGGGGTCTCCATCAGCCCCGACCAGGTGTTGGTGGAAGGACCTCCCGCCCTCATGGAGGGGATGAAGGAGCTGGTCCTGGACCCGTTGGACATCACGGGGCTCAAGGGAGACCTGGTGCTGGATCTGCCGATCAAACCGCCCTTCCCGGAAGTTGCTATAATCGGAGCGCAGCATGCCCAGGTGCGCGTCACCCTGGAGCGGAAGGTCAACCAGAGGACTTTGGCGAACATCCTCCTCCGGGTGGAGGGAGAAAGCCCCGTTCGTCAGTGGGTCCCCACTCCGGAACGGGTGAGCGTCACTCTCGAGGGTTCCCCTTCCGCCTTGGCGCACGTCGACGAGGAAAACCCGTTGGTGGAGGCCTATGTCGATGTGAGCAATGTGGTGACGCCCCGCATCGTCCTTCCAGTTCTCGTCCGGAATCGACGGGAAGACTTGAGAATCCTCCGGGTGGAGCCTCCCCGGGTGCAGCTTCAAGGGCAACTGCCCTGACCGAGCACAGGACGATACCGTATCGAGGTGAATTCGGTGGATGTGAAAAAGAGCCAAGCCGTGCGCTGTTTGTTCGGGACCGACGGGGTGAGGGACGTGGCGAACCGGGGCATGATGACCCCCGAGATGGCCCTACGGCTGGGCCGGGCGTTCATCCTCTTCCTGGCCGAACGGGGCATCCCTCGCCCCCGGATCCTCCTGGGCAGGGACACGAGGCGTTCCGGCCCCATGCTGGAAGCGGCCCTGACCAGCGGCATGGTGTCCGCGGGCGCTCAGGTGCGGACCCTGGGGATCATCCCCACTCCCGGGGTGAGCTATCTCCTCCAGGAAGGGGAAGCGGACGGGGGAGCGGTGATCAGCGCCTCTCACAATCCCGCGGAGTACAACGGCATCAAATTCTTCGACGGGGCGGGTTTCAAGCTTCGGGACGAGGACGAAGCGGCCATTGAGGACTATCTGGGAGACCCTCTGCTCGACGACTGGCGTCCCACCGGAGCTTCCATCGGCGAGACGGAACCCCTTTTGGGGGGGATGGATCGTTACGTGCTCTGGCTTCGGGAGTGCGACCCCGTAGGGCTTCGGGACGGCTGGACCGGAGTGTTCGACTGTGCCCACGGAGCCGCCTGCGTCCCCGCCAAGGCTCTGGTTGCGGGGAGTCCCTCCTCCCTTCGCTGGATCGGAGATGCCCCCAACGGTCTGAACATCAACGAGGGGGTGGGGGTCATGCACCTTTCCGCCCTTTCCGAAGAGGTCTTGCGCGCCCGTGTCCCCTTTGGGGTGGCCTTTGACGGCGATGCGGACCGAACCCTCCTGTGCGATTCCCGGGGTCGGGTCCTGGACGGGGACGTGATCCTCTGGGTCCTGGCTCGGTGGCTCCACGGACAGGGGATTCTGGGCAGCGGCCTGGTAGCCACGGTGATGAGCAACCTGGCCCTGGAGGAAAAGCTCCAAAGAGAGGGGATCCGGGTTTTCCGATGTCCCGTGGGGGACCGCTACGTCCTGGAGACCATGCACCGGGAGGGCTCCCTTCTGGGGGGAGAGCAGTCCGGGCACGTGATCCTTCGCGACTGGGTCCGCACGGGGGACGGCCTCTGCACTGCCCTCCTCTTCCTGCGGGCCTGCAGGGAACTGGAGGAGGACGTGGATACCCTCTGGGACCGTTTTGCCCGGTATCCGCAAAAACTGTGCAACGTCAAGGTCCGGGATCGCAAGGCCGTCATGGAGAGCCCCCTGCTTCGGGAGACCCTCGGGGACGCGGAGGCGGAGCTGAAGGATCGAGGGCGCCTCCTCCTTCGCCCCTCCGGCACGGAGCCCCTCATCCGGGTTCTGGTGGAGGCAAGGGACGTGGACCTCATGGGACGGGTCACGGACCGGATCGTCCAGGTCCTAGAGTCCATCAAGGGCTAGGTTCCTTACGGGGAAATCAGCAGACCGGAAAGGAGAGTTCCTTTTGAGCCATCTCCAGCATTGCCTGTTTCCCGTGGCGGGGTTGGGAACCCGCTTTCTCCCCGCCACCAAGGAGACGCCCAAGGAAATGCTCCCCCTCATTGACCGTCCCCTCATCCATTACGGAGTGGAGGAAGCGGTTGCCTCGGGCTGCCGGGACATCGTCTTCGTCACCGGGCGGGGCAAACGTTCCATCGAGGACTACTTCGACCGCTCCCACGACCTGGAATCTCTGCTTCTGGAGAGAGGCAAGGGCGACCTGGCGGAGCTGGTTCGCTCCATCAGCGAGCTGGCTCGTTTCTCCTACGTCCGCCAGACGGAACCCCTGGGCCTGGGGCATGCGGTGCTCTGCGGGCAGGCCTGCTGCAGCAGCGACTACTTCGGGGTGATCCTGCCCGACGACGTGATGGTGGCCCGTCCTCCCGTGTTGGCCCAGCTGGACGCGGTGCGTCGATCCTGCGGAGGATCCGTGCTGGCCCTGGAGCAGGTTCCCTGGGAGGAGACCTGCCGCTACGGGGTGGTGGACGCGGAGGATCTGGGGGGCGGCGTGTTCCGCATCCGGGGGCTGGTGGAAAAACCCCGGCAGGAGGATGCCCCCAGCCGCCTTGCCATCATGGGGCGCTACGTCCTCTCCCGAAAAGTCTTTGCCCATCTGGAGAACCTGGGTCCCGGTTCCGGAGGGGAATTCCAGCTTACCGACGCCCTCCAGTCGCTGCTCCAGGAGGAACCTCTTTTCGGGCTGGTCTACCAAGGGCAGCGTCTGGATTGCGGCACCAAGGAAGGTTGGCTCCGTGCCACCGTGAGCCTGGCCCTCAAGGACCCGGCCCTGCGGAGGCTCATCCTGGACGTGCTCCGACAGGAGGAGGTGGTGCTGGGGATCTGACGGGGATTTTGTCTTGCGCCCGTGGAAGCGCCTGATCCGGTTCGCCGGATGACGAGGACGGGGAGGATCGAGTTTCGGCGGATGCCCCGGGGCGTGGAAGCGCGCCCTCAACCGCCGCTCCAAATCCCGGGAGCGATCCCGGGGACAAAGGCGGCGGAGCTTCGTTTCCCTGGTTGGTCGAAAAGGAGGATGCCTCCATGTGCGGCATCGTTGGTTACGTGGGTCCGCGGAACGCCGCGGACGTGTTGTTGGATGGCCTTCGGCGGCTGGAGTACCGGGGCTACGATTCTGCCGGGCTTGCCGTCCGGGGCGCCGAGGGTGTCCAGGTGGTCAAGGAACTGGGCAAGGTGGCGGATCTGGCGCGGGTCGTGCAGGAGAGGCAGATGAGCGGGAACCTGGGGGTGGGTCATACCCGATGGGCGACCCACGGAGGGGTGACGGAGGTCAACGCCCATCCTCACTGCGATGGCTGCGGCCGGTTCGCCCTGGTGCACAACGGCATCGTGGAAAACTACCTGGATCTCCGGGAGGATTTGGAGAACCGGGGAGTGGCCTTTGTCTCCCAGACGGATTCGGAAGTGGTGGTCCAGCTCTTGGCTCAGATCCACCAGGGGGACATGCTCACCACCCTGGTGGACCTGCAGAAGCGGCTGCGGGGGTCCTTTGCCCTGGTGATCCTCTGCCACGACGACCCCGACGGGTTCTACTGCGTCCGCCGAGGCTCGCCCCTCGTCCTGGGGGTGAACGACCAGGAAGGGCTGTGTGCTTCCGATGTCCCCGCCCTCCTGCCCTACACCCGGGAGGTCCTCTACCTGGAGGAGGGGGAGATCGCGGAAATCCGGCGGGGTTCCGCCCGCATCTGGGACCAGGAGGGGCATCCCGTGGACCGCAAGCCCGTGCAGGTGGACTGGGATGTGGCCATGGCCGAGAAGGACGGTTTCC
The sequence above is drawn from the Aminomonas paucivorans DSM 12260 genome and encodes:
- the mtrB gene encoding trp RNA-binding attenuation protein MtrB, giving the protein MSDYVVVKALENGVTVIGLTRGQETKFAHTEKLDDGEVWIAQFTEHTSAIKVRGASEIHTKHGMLFSGRGRNEKG
- the pyk gene encoding pyruvate kinase, with protein sequence MRRVKIVCTLGPACSDYDVLRTMAEAGMNVARLNFSHGDYETHALNLKLVRRVEEEIRRPLAVLLDTKGPEIRTGLLKGHAPVNLLPGKTFDLIVPQIDGDERGVSISYPNLPGEIAEGQDVFIDDGSLHLRVERVYEDRITCKVLVGGELGERKGVNVPEATLSVPTLTSKDIEDIRWGVENGMDFIAVSFVRTRDDIMQVRRVLEELGGTMKIIAKIETRQAVQHLDEIAQVVDGMMVARGDLGVEMPTEDVPLVQKRIIEVCRNQGKPVIVATQMLDSMIRNPRPTRAEANDVANAVLDGADAVMLSGETAKGKYPVQAVETMNRIVTRAEQEMRLWQRTCQSPAVANNVSDAVSHAAMSIAEDMRAASVISLTRSGSTARMVSKYRPLCPIVAATPSRNTWRELALLWGVYPVMREEANNAEEAVEAAMAAALEEGFVSEGDLVVITAGVPVGIPGTTNMVQVYTIGQILVKGLSLIKREASGFVCRARNAQEALTKMRPGDVLVVEQTDREYVQAMKKAVAIITEEGGLTSHAAIVALELGVPCVVSARDCMKLLQDGMLVTVDGTRGVVYQGRVKLR
- a CDS encoding NUDIX hydrolase — its product is MPLWREGGGFFTLLTVRSASLRRHPGQIAFPGGARDPEDRTPGQTAFREAREEVGLLPTEWRPLGLWGQERTFTSRFRVVPVLAEAASPGAWGRFSPDGAEVVTLVPLAVPPLKAGFSWETVPGRQISYVGPTHRLPCGKRVWGLTGRLLWRLSRLCSGEGVPVPWL
- a CDS encoding deoxyribonuclease IV; translated protein: MALIGSHVSIEGGLWRAFERGQEMGCEALQIFTKNQLQWFASPLPLRECERFYRAWRESGISTVVSHASYLINLAGEEAVRRKSVDALVQELQRCDALGIDRVVLHPGFHRQLTRQEGMKRVLHSLEEVLEQTEALRVRILLETMSGQGTSLGATLEECTSLCASAGDLRRVGVCLDLCHLFAAGYELRTPEGYERLVGTVERELGLDAVGCWHLNDSKDPKGSRKDRHAHPGSGALGTLPFSLVVSDRRFPDVPAILETPADRGKENLALLRKWRGRE
- a CDS encoding alanine racemase; translation: MALPELMVHGDRILHNVREVVRRCGAAGVDLWGVTKGLCGNPQVGRLFLEGGCTALADSRVRNLRGLREAGIRAPLYLIRIPMEQELEELVEVADGALVSMGETLEALEELCRSRGRTFRAVVMVDVGDLREGVLPEELESLGRRCAALRHVVVEGLGTNLGCFGGILATPENLTELLQGAERFREASGLEAPLVSGGATLSLKLLEEGTLPRGINHLRVGEALLLGTDSTGMRTIPYLNQETMEIRAQVVELRRKPSVPRGTVGVDAFGAVPSFEDRGNRRRAILALGKQDVRLEGLTPLESGVEILGGSSDHLVCDVEEVPALQLGDVLSFRPNYGAMLAAATSPYLDLRVL
- the cdaA gene encoding diadenylate cyclase CdaA — encoded protein: MPIPDLRWQDFLDIFIIAFIVYRLLLLVVDTRAMQLLKGLFVLAAVAVVAYFLELKALTWLLSRLLGALFIAIPILFQPELRRVLEELGRGHLWRVREIQERAESLAEELLRALLYLQGHRIGALVVLQKNTGLKEVWRSAVSLRAALSQELLVSLFWPGNPLHDGAVILDREMVIAASCYLPLTEKSDLSRWYGTRHRAALGVTEISDALALVVSEERGEVSLAVNGHLSRGLNEDQIRRLLLHYFRGGEKESSLWERFREELKGDVDLERTDSRE
- a CDS encoding CdaR family protein, whose amino-acid sequence is MNKKCRGGRKTLDQWLSSRWSLRVLSLGVALLVWFFVAWDHQAQGHRTLRLPVEVVNLPEGTVFSVEEKWVEARFLGDVESLADLERERPQCTLDAKGLSVGSHRLPVRVPIPKGVRTVSLSPKTLKLTLERHLERRLAVRVERGEDFPEGARIHSFRVVPQEVVIRGAERDVLAVDLARVVVHAEDLKTKKRAFDVDLVTRATKGKLLRPVEVEPRSVRLTLVVSADRRSLRCPLRIPIVGAPERDYHVEGVSISPDQVLVEGPPALMEGMKELVLDPLDITGLKGDLVLDLPIKPPFPEVAIIGAQHAQVRVTLERKVNQRTLANILLRVEGESPVRQWVPTPERVSVTLEGSPSALAHVDEENPLVEAYVDVSNVVTPRIVLPVLVRNRREDLRILRVEPPRVQLQGQLP
- the glmM gene encoding phosphoglucosamine mutase, translating into MRCLFGTDGVRDVANRGMMTPEMALRLGRAFILFLAERGIPRPRILLGRDTRRSGPMLEAALTSGMVSAGAQVRTLGIIPTPGVSYLLQEGEADGGAVISASHNPAEYNGIKFFDGAGFKLRDEDEAAIEDYLGDPLLDDWRPTGASIGETEPLLGGMDRYVLWLRECDPVGLRDGWTGVFDCAHGAACVPAKALVAGSPSSLRWIGDAPNGLNINEGVGVMHLSALSEEVLRARVPFGVAFDGDADRTLLCDSRGRVLDGDVILWVLARWLHGQGILGSGLVATVMSNLALEEKLQREGIRVFRCPVGDRYVLETMHREGSLLGGEQSGHVILRDWVRTGDGLCTALLFLRACRELEEDVDTLWDRFARYPQKLCNVKVRDRKAVMESPLLRETLGDAEAELKDRGRLLLRPSGTEPLIRVLVEARDVDLMGRVTDRIVQVLESIKG
- a CDS encoding UTP--glucose-1-phosphate uridylyltransferase, producing MSHLQHCLFPVAGLGTRFLPATKETPKEMLPLIDRPLIHYGVEEAVASGCRDIVFVTGRGKRSIEDYFDRSHDLESLLLERGKGDLAELVRSISELARFSYVRQTEPLGLGHAVLCGQACCSSDYFGVILPDDVMVARPPVLAQLDAVRRSCGGSVLALEQVPWEETCRYGVVDAEDLGGGVFRIRGLVEKPRQEDAPSRLAIMGRYVLSRKVFAHLENLGPGSGGEFQLTDALQSLLQEEPLFGLVYQGQRLDCGTKEGWLRATVSLALKDPALRRLILDVLRQEEVVLGI